In Roseisolibacter agri, one genomic interval encodes:
- a CDS encoding peptidylprolyl isomerase — protein sequence MRHLPFRLPARRVAAPLLAALLGVAGVASAQTAPTAPSQPPAQPAAQPAAQPAPVTTVAASDPQLDVDRVVAIVGTTPILYSELLDEVNMRRARGMQLPTDPAERLKFERDVLNEMIDAELLVQKANDEKVELQDDDLNRTVDRQLQQVRAQFRSEEEYRSELRRAGFGTPEDYRRRQMELLRRNELQREVVQKLRREQKLAPSPVSDQELNEAYEQSRSTIPKREAQIGFRQIVVANKPTPAAKKAARAKAESLLVEIVKGGNFEQIAKRESMDPGSKEQGGDLGWNRRGTMVKEFDEMMFALPVGRVSPIVETSFGYHIIRVDRAQPAEVKARHILIRPQLDSGGVQRAKLEADSVRAALEKGADFDSLSAKHHDVVENGSLPEFPRDSLPPAYAAAIGNAGVNALVGPFAIDDPANKTQKFVVLKVTMAVPAGEYPEATVKQRLREQVSEAKTVRKLIDNLKKATYVSIRLEEQPRTASK from the coding sequence ATGCGTCACCTACCGTTCCGGCTTCCCGCCCGCCGTGTCGCCGCGCCGCTCCTGGCGGCGCTGCTCGGCGTGGCCGGCGTCGCATCCGCGCAGACCGCGCCCACGGCGCCCTCGCAGCCGCCTGCCCAGCCGGCGGCCCAGCCGGCCGCCCAGCCCGCGCCGGTGACGACGGTCGCCGCGTCCGATCCGCAGCTCGACGTCGATCGCGTCGTCGCCATCGTCGGCACGACCCCGATCCTCTACAGCGAGCTGCTGGACGAGGTGAACATGCGCCGCGCGCGCGGCATGCAGCTGCCCACCGATCCCGCCGAGCGGCTCAAGTTCGAGCGGGACGTGCTGAATGAGATGATCGACGCCGAGCTGCTCGTGCAGAAGGCGAACGACGAGAAGGTCGAGCTGCAGGACGACGACCTGAATCGCACCGTTGATCGGCAGCTCCAGCAGGTCCGCGCGCAGTTCCGCAGCGAGGAGGAGTACCGCTCCGAGCTGCGGCGCGCGGGCTTCGGCACGCCCGAGGACTACCGTCGTCGCCAGATGGAGCTGCTGCGCCGCAACGAGCTGCAGCGCGAGGTCGTGCAGAAGCTCCGCCGCGAGCAGAAGCTGGCGCCGTCGCCCGTGAGCGATCAGGAGCTCAACGAGGCCTACGAGCAGAGCCGCTCGACCATCCCGAAGCGCGAGGCGCAGATCGGCTTCCGCCAGATCGTCGTCGCCAACAAGCCGACGCCCGCCGCCAAGAAGGCCGCGCGCGCGAAGGCCGAGTCGCTGCTCGTGGAGATCGTGAAGGGCGGCAACTTCGAGCAGATCGCCAAGCGTGAGTCGATGGACCCCGGCTCCAAGGAGCAGGGCGGCGACCTCGGTTGGAACCGCCGCGGCACGATGGTCAAGGAGTTCGACGAGATGATGTTCGCGCTGCCGGTCGGCCGCGTGAGCCCCATCGTCGAGACGTCGTTCGGCTACCACATCATCCGCGTCGACCGCGCGCAGCCGGCCGAGGTGAAGGCGCGCCACATCCTCATCCGTCCGCAGCTCGACTCGGGCGGCGTGCAGCGCGCGAAGCTCGAGGCGGACAGCGTCCGCGCCGCGCTCGAGAAGGGCGCCGACTTCGATTCGCTCTCGGCGAAGCACCACGACGTCGTCGAGAACGGCTCGCTGCCCGAGTTTCCGCGCGACTCGCTGCCGCCGGCGTACGCCGCGGCCATCGGCAACGCGGGCGTCAACGCGCTCGTCGGCCCGTTCGCGATCGACGACCCGGCCAACAAGACGCAGAAGTTCGTCGTCCTGAAGGTCACGATGGCGGTGCCGGCCGGCGAGTATCCCGAGGCGACGGTCAAGCAGCGCCTGCGCGAGCAGGTCAGCGAGGCGAAGACGGTCCGCAAGCTGATCGACAACCTGAAGAAGGCGACCTACGTCTCCATCCGGCTGGAGGAGCAGCCCCGGACGGCGTCCAAGTGA
- the pdxA gene encoding 4-hydroxythreonine-4-phosphate dehydrogenase PdxA: MTTRLAVTLGDPRGIGPELVARTLGTDVVPGDVSLVLVGPSGTGVDVDVDVGAWDPRDGAAGAGRLAGRAIEAAVRLAQQGAVQGIVTAPLDKAALHAGGYDFPGHTEMLGALTGTEPAMMLAATRPSVAGGTPLRVVLATTHVALRDVPRLLTAETIAHAAALTRDHLQRWFGIAEPRIALCAMNPHAGDGGRFGREDDELLAPAARAAGLAGPLPADTVFVRAMRGAFDAVIAPYHDVGMTAIKVAAFGSAVNVTLGLPFPRTSPDHGTALDIAGQGIADPSSFHEAMRLCATLAAREAAVA, translated from the coding sequence ATGACGACGCGCCTCGCCGTCACCCTCGGTGACCCTCGGGGCATCGGTCCCGAGCTCGTCGCCAGGACGCTCGGGACCGACGTCGTTCCGGGCGACGTGTCGCTCGTTCTGGTCGGCCCGTCCGGCACGGGCGTCGACGTCGACGTCGACGTGGGCGCCTGGGATCCGCGCGACGGCGCGGCGGGCGCTGGTCGCCTCGCGGGCCGCGCGATCGAGGCCGCGGTCCGATTGGCCCAGCAGGGCGCGGTGCAGGGCATCGTGACCGCGCCGCTCGACAAGGCGGCGCTGCACGCCGGCGGCTACGACTTCCCTGGCCACACCGAGATGCTGGGCGCGCTCACGGGGACCGAGCCGGCGATGATGCTCGCCGCCACGCGCCCGAGCGTCGCGGGCGGTACGCCGCTGCGTGTTGTGCTCGCGACCACGCACGTCGCGCTGCGCGACGTCCCCCGTCTGCTCACGGCGGAGACGATCGCGCACGCCGCCGCGCTCACGCGCGACCACCTGCAGCGGTGGTTCGGCATCGCGGAGCCGCGCATCGCGCTCTGTGCGATGAACCCGCACGCGGGCGACGGCGGCCGGTTCGGACGCGAGGACGACGAGCTGCTGGCGCCCGCGGCGCGCGCCGCCGGCCTGGCCGGGCCGCTGCCGGCCGACACGGTGTTCGTGCGGGCGATGCGCGGCGCGTTCGACGCCGTCATCGCGCCGTACCACGACGTCGGCATGACCGCGATCAAGGTCGCCGCCTTCGGCAGCGCCGTGAACGTGACGCTCGGCCTTCCGTTCCCGCGGACCTCGCCGGACCACGGCACCGCTCTGGACATCGCGGGGCAGGGTATCGCCGATCCGTCCAGCTTTCACGAGGCCATGCGGCTGTGCGCCACGCTGGCGGCGCGCGAGGCGGCGGTCGCGTGA
- a CDS encoding cation diffusion facilitator family transporter: MTRTADAGVGARAPECAHLRAAATGGMDAHAHAHHDGHDHAHDHGHDHAHATSTRALRWALVLTAVLLVAEVVGGIVSNSLALLADAGHMLTDVGALGLSLFVAWFSRQPSSPSKTYGYLRWEILAAFLNGAALLLISALIVWEAIGRFRSPEPLAAGTMLGVAIAGLAVNVASAWMLHGSAHTSLNVRGAYLHVLGDLLGSVGTVAAALIVRSTGWLAADPLVSILTTVLIVRGAWRLVHESVDVLLEGVPPHISLAAVRGRLESVVGVESVHDLHVWSVTSGLVAMSAHAVVPELERQQPALEAMHAAMAELGIRHVTVQLERQTIEPCAPPV; encoded by the coding sequence GTGACGCGCACCGCGGACGCCGGCGTGGGCGCACGCGCGCCGGAGTGCGCCCACCTGCGGGCCGCGGCCACGGGCGGCATGGATGCGCACGCGCACGCGCATCACGATGGGCACGACCACGCGCACGACCACGGACACGATCACGCCCATGCGACGTCCACGCGCGCGCTGCGCTGGGCGCTCGTGCTCACGGCCGTGCTGCTGGTCGCCGAGGTGGTGGGCGGCATCGTGTCCAACTCGTTGGCGCTGCTCGCGGACGCGGGGCACATGCTGACGGACGTCGGCGCGCTGGGCCTCTCGCTCTTCGTCGCCTGGTTCAGCCGGCAGCCATCGTCGCCGAGCAAGACGTACGGCTATCTGCGCTGGGAGATCCTGGCGGCCTTCCTCAATGGCGCGGCGCTGCTGCTGATCTCCGCGCTGATCGTCTGGGAGGCGATCGGCCGCTTCCGATCGCCCGAGCCGCTGGCCGCCGGCACGATGCTCGGCGTCGCGATCGCCGGCCTCGCGGTCAACGTCGCCAGCGCGTGGATGCTGCACGGCAGCGCGCACACGAGCCTGAATGTCCGCGGCGCGTATCTCCACGTGCTGGGCGACCTGCTGGGCTCCGTCGGGACCGTGGCGGCCGCGCTCATCGTGCGGTCGACGGGATGGCTTGCCGCCGACCCGCTGGTGTCGATCCTCACGACGGTGCTCATCGTGCGCGGCGCGTGGCGTCTGGTGCACGAGAGCGTCGACGTGCTGCTCGAAGGCGTGCCGCCGCACATCTCGCTCGCGGCCGTGCGCGGCCGGCTCGAGTCCGTCGTCGGCGTCGAGAGCGTCCACGACCTGCACGTCTGGAGCGTGACGTCGGGGCTCGTGGCGATGAGCGCCCACGCGGTCGTGCCGGAGCTGGAGCGCCAGCAGCCTGCCCTGGAGGCGATGCACGCGGCGATGGCGGAGCTGGGGATCCGGCACGTCACCGTGCAGCTGGAGCGGCAGACCATCGAGCCCTGCGCGCCGCCC